The DNA window CATGAATTTGAGCAGCAGGCGGTCCGGCACGCGCGTGGTGTACGAGACGTGGGCGTCGGCACCGACGCGGAACGCCGGGTCGTCGTTTGCTTCGTCGATGTACTGGATTGCCGGGCCTGCGGCCACGGAGAGCTCGTTCTTGGTGGGGGAGACGTGCGTGGCCACTAGGCGCGGGGTTTGGTTGACGAACAGGCGGGGGCTGAAGTAGCCGGATAGGGGTTCGGTGCCGGTGTCGAATTCTGACTGGTCGTTGGCGTAGTGGGTCGCGTACAGCAGGTATTCGCCGGACACGGTCCAGGCATCGCGGCTCCAGAACGGCATGGCCACTTTCGCATCCAGCCCCACCTGCCCGTTGTTGCTCAGTGACTCGCCTTCGACCCAGCCGGCAAACGGTGTGGCGTCGACCTGGAGGCTGCCTTTGGAGACGGCTAGGTCGGTGTAGAACAAGGTCGAGCGCGCGGCGCCGATGAGTTGGCCGGAGACCCGACTCCCCACCAGAGCGGGGAGGGAGTCGTATTTGAGCTCGCGTTTGACGCCCGGGCGAAGCGAGAAGGACGCTGCGGCGTACGTGTACTCGAGGGTGTAGGCCAGGGTATTGGCCAGCGCAGCCCCGTGATATTCCAGGATGCCGTCGATGCGATTGGACGGATTGAAGCGGGCCTGGGTCCCGAACGCGAGGTAGCCTCCAGTGGCGTTGTCTGAGGAATCCCCGAAGTACTCGAGACCGGCTTCGAGCGTGCTGGTGGTGAACGGGGTCAGGTCGCCCTTGACGCGCGAGCCCAGCCGGACGGCATACAGCTCGAAGGGATCTCCGGGCTGGGCCAGGAATCCGACGATGCCTTCAAGGGTGGGTTCGCGGCCCTTGCTCATGTCGCGCCGCAGCGCGGTGAGATCGCCGGTCTCTGTCATGGCATAACGGTCCGCTAGGTTCGCGTGATGGAGGGCGCGGTCGCGGTCGCCGAGCCAGGCGTAGGCTTTGGCCAGCCCGCGGTGCGCCCCTGCGTTGCGGGGCTGGCTCGCGAGGACCCGCTCGTACTGGACCACGGCTTCCTGGCTGGTTTCCCGGGTCTTGGCCAAGTGCGAGGCGTACTTGAGGCGTCGCTTGGGGTCGTCCTTTTGCTTCAGCCCCATTTGGTAGTACTTCAGCATGTCTTTCTCGCGGTACGCGTACCGCGACCACTCCAAGGCCTCGGCCTGTTTGAAAGCGATCTCCGGATCGTCGTGGTACTTCTGCAAGTAGCGGTCGAACACCTCGATGGACTTGTCCTTCAAGCCTTGTTTCTCGTAGGCCAGGCCAAGGCTTCGCATGGCTTCTCGATTGTCCGGGTTCAGTTCGATGACTTTTTCAAAGGCCTCGATCGCGGCCTTGTAGTTGCCGATCTCCA is part of the Nitrospirota bacterium genome and encodes:
- a CDS encoding tetratricopeptide repeat protein, coding for MNWNKTLLTLLIVPAMLLNAATASAAGFRESWYMFRGNANMEIGNYKAAIEAFEKVIELNPDNREAMRSLGLAYEKQGLKDKSIEVFDRYLQKYHDDPEIAFKQAEALEWSRYAYREKDMLKYYQMGLKQKDDPKRRLKYASHLAKTRETSQEAVVQYERVLASQPRNAGAHRGLAKAYAWLGDRDRALHHANLADRYAMTETGDLTALRRDMSKGREPTLEGIVGFLAQPGDPFELYAVRLGSRVKGDLTPFTTSTLEAGLEYFGDSSDNATGGYLAFGTQARFNPSNRIDGILEYHGAALANTLAYTLEYTYAAASFSLRPGVKRELKYDSLPALVGSRVSGQLIGAARSTLFYTDLAVSKGSLQVDATPFAGWVEGESLSNNGQVGLDAKVAMPFWSRDAWTVSGEYLLYATHYANDQSEFDTGTEPLSGYFSPRLFVNQTPRLVATHVSPTKNELSVAAGPAIQYIDEANDDPAFRVGADAHVSYTTRVPDRLLLKFMADVTQITGIQTRLQLQGLVVYTF